A region of Zeugodacus cucurbitae isolate PBARC_wt_2022May chromosome 5, idZeuCucr1.2, whole genome shotgun sequence DNA encodes the following proteins:
- the LOC105219111 gene encoding small nuclear ribonucleoprotein F isoform X1, with protein MSAAMPINPKPFLNGLTGKAVIIKLKWGHEYKGYLVSVDGYMNMQLANTEEHTADGQVTGNLGEVLIRCNNVLYIKGVDDEDEEGEMRD; from the exons ATGTCTGCTGCTATGCCTATTAATCCAAAACCATTTCTTAATGGTTTGACTGGTAAAGCGGTTATAATAAAACTCAAATGGGGTCACGAATATAAAGGATACTTGGTTTCCGTAGATGGCTACATGAATATGCAGTTGGCCAATACCGAGGAACATACCGCCGATGGTCAAGTGACAg gAAACTTAGGTGAAGTTCTTATACGCTGTAACAacgtattatatataaaaggcGTAGATGATGAGGATGAGGAAGGAGAAATGAGAGATTAA
- the LOC105219111 gene encoding small nuclear ribonucleoprotein F isoform X2 — protein sequence MSAAMPINPKPFLNGLTGKAVIIKLKWGHEYKGYLVSVDGYMNMQLANTEEHTADGQVTGSFFTNSQNNFGNILCDNYKLKLGYKQ from the exons ATGTCTGCTGCTATGCCTATTAATCCAAAACCATTTCTTAATGGTTTGACTGGTAAAGCGGTTATAATAAAACTCAAATGGGGTCACGAATATAAAGGATACTTGGTTTCCGTAGATGGCTACATGAATATGCAGTTGGCCAATACCGAGGAACATACCGCCGATGGTCAAGTGACAg GttcttttttcacaaattctcaaaataattttgggAATATTTTGTGCGACAACTATAAATTGAAACTTGGTTATAAACAATGA